From a single Nocardioides panacis genomic region:
- a CDS encoding sensor histidine kinase → MKASRVLPTSLTARLVVTAVALVAVVSVLTAALTFLAMRTYLTGQLDTRVQQSTGRAVNEWEHRLLGGGLPPPRSDADGDGGDGDGPETRFGAGQETGTLSAVYGSIGSGGGVLSKDLVGRNLSASAMSRLRDVPVDGQVHAVTLPHFGSYRVQAVKSRAGTVVAGLPTHEIEATVASLVGYESLLLLVGVSIAAGVGTVLVRRQLRPLRSVAETAHTVSTLPLSSGEIGTTVRVPDALTDERTEVGRVGAALNTMLAHVEHALDERHRSEQQVRQFVADASHELRTPLTTIHGYAELSRRTSPPDPEQLTRAMGKVEAEATRMSSLVEDLLLLARLDAGRPLARDTVDLTRLALEAVGDARVVGRDHRWRLDLPDEPVVAPGDEQRLHQVLTNLLNNARRHTPPGTSVTVGVAEDPDAHEVVLSVEDDGPGLPPQLDGTAFERFTRGDSARTRESGGAGLGLSLVQAISHAHGGRVSVDSAPGHTRFEVRLPAASGALAHR, encoded by the coding sequence ATGAAGGCGTCCCGCGTCCTCCCCACCTCGCTGACCGCACGGCTGGTGGTGACAGCCGTGGCGCTGGTGGCCGTCGTCAGCGTCCTCACCGCCGCCCTGACGTTCCTGGCCATGCGCACCTACCTGACCGGCCAGCTCGACACCCGCGTCCAGCAGTCCACGGGCCGCGCGGTGAACGAGTGGGAGCACCGGCTGCTCGGGGGCGGGCTCCCTCCCCCGCGCTCGGACGCCGACGGGGACGGCGGTGACGGGGACGGTCCCGAGACCCGGTTCGGCGCCGGGCAGGAGACCGGCACGCTGTCGGCCGTCTACGGAAGCATCGGCAGCGGCGGCGGCGTGCTGTCCAAGGACCTCGTCGGCCGCAACCTCTCGGCGTCCGCGATGAGCAGGCTGCGGGACGTGCCGGTCGACGGGCAGGTGCACGCGGTCACCCTTCCGCACTTCGGCTCCTACCGGGTGCAGGCGGTCAAGTCCCGCGCCGGGACGGTGGTCGCCGGGCTGCCGACCCACGAGATCGAGGCCACCGTCGCCAGCCTGGTCGGCTACGAGTCGCTGCTGCTCCTCGTCGGCGTGAGCATCGCCGCCGGCGTCGGGACGGTCCTCGTGCGCCGCCAGCTGCGCCCGCTCCGGTCGGTGGCCGAGACCGCGCACACCGTGAGCACGCTGCCGCTGTCCAGCGGCGAGATCGGTACGACGGTCCGGGTGCCCGACGCGCTCACCGACGAGCGCACCGAGGTCGGCCGGGTGGGCGCGGCGCTGAACACCATGCTCGCGCACGTCGAGCACGCCCTCGACGAGCGGCACCGCAGCGAGCAGCAGGTGCGGCAGTTCGTCGCGGACGCCTCGCACGAGCTGCGCACCCCGCTGACCACCATCCACGGCTACGCCGAGCTGAGCCGGCGCACCAGCCCGCCGGACCCCGAGCAGCTCACCCGCGCGATGGGCAAGGTCGAGGCCGAGGCGACCCGGATGTCCAGCCTGGTCGAGGACCTGCTGCTGCTCGCCCGCCTCGACGCCGGTCGCCCCCTCGCCCGCGACACGGTCGACCTCACCCGGCTGGCCCTCGAGGCCGTCGGCGACGCCCGCGTCGTCGGGCGGGACCACCGGTGGAGGCTCGACCTGCCCGACGAGCCGGTGGTCGCCCCCGGCGACGAGCAGCGGCTGCACCAGGTGCTCACCAACCTCCTCAACAACGCCCGCCGGCACACGCCCCCGGGGACCTCGGTCACCGTCGGCGTCGCCGAGGACCCCGACGCGCACGAGGTCGTGCTCTCCGTCGAGGACGACGGCCCGGGCCTGCCGCCCCAGCTGGACGGCACGGCGTTCGAGCGCTTCACCCGCGGCGACTCGGCCCGCACCCGCGAGTCCGGCGGCGCGGGGCTGGGCCTGTCGCTGGTGCAGGCGATCTCGCACGCGCACGGCGGCCGGGTGTCGGTCGACTCGGCCCCCGGGCACACCCGGTTCGAGGTGCGGCTGCCCGCCGCGAGCGGCGCGCTCGCTCACAGGTGA
- a CDS encoding bifunctional glycosyltransferase family 2/GtrA family protein: MTAAADPRPDGLPATDLDAPALDVVIPVHNEEVALAGSVARVHEHLSTLPYSFRITIADNASTDGTALVAHRLSHEYDEVRAVYLAEKGRGRALKQVWSASGSQVLVYMDVDLSTDLNAFLPLVAPLLSGHSDLAIGSRLSRGARTLRGPKREIISRGYNLLLRGTLRAGFSDAQCGFKAIRSDVARELLPLVEDTSWFFDTELLVLAERAELRIHEVPVDWTDDPDSRVDLWRTARDDVRGILRLGTALLRGSMPLAEVTERLNRKTAAGADGAIGTQVALFAVIGVFSTVAYAVLYLAFRALFAPFWANAVALVVTAVANTAANRRFTFGVRGRAGAVRHQLQGLAIFAVGLAVTTGSLWLLHATTPTPGRFTEMAVLTLANLFVTVMRFVALRLWVFVRPTVA, from the coding sequence GTGACGGCGGCGGCGGACCCGAGGCCCGACGGCCTGCCCGCCACCGACCTCGACGCACCGGCGCTCGACGTGGTGATCCCCGTGCACAACGAGGAGGTGGCGCTGGCCGGCTCCGTCGCCCGGGTGCACGAGCACCTCTCGACGCTGCCGTACTCCTTCCGGATCACCATCGCCGACAACGCCAGCACCGACGGCACCGCGCTCGTCGCGCACCGGCTCTCCCACGAGTACGACGAGGTGCGCGCGGTCTACCTCGCGGAGAAGGGCAGGGGCCGTGCGCTCAAGCAGGTGTGGTCGGCGTCCGGCTCGCAGGTGCTCGTCTACATGGACGTCGACCTCTCCACGGACCTCAACGCGTTCCTGCCCCTGGTCGCGCCGCTGCTCTCGGGCCACTCCGACCTGGCGATCGGCAGCCGGCTGAGCCGGGGCGCCCGGACGTTGCGCGGTCCGAAGCGCGAGATCATCTCGCGCGGCTACAACCTGCTGCTGCGGGGCACGCTGCGGGCCGGCTTCTCCGACGCGCAGTGCGGCTTCAAGGCGATCCGGTCCGACGTCGCTCGGGAGCTGCTGCCGCTCGTCGAGGACACCAGCTGGTTCTTCGACACCGAGCTGCTGGTGCTGGCCGAGCGGGCCGAGCTGCGGATCCACGAGGTGCCGGTCGACTGGACCGACGACCCCGACAGCCGGGTCGACCTCTGGCGCACCGCCCGCGACGACGTCCGCGGCATCCTCCGGCTCGGCACCGCGCTGCTGCGCGGCTCGATGCCGCTGGCCGAGGTGACCGAGCGGCTGAACCGCAAGACCGCCGCGGGGGCCGACGGAGCCATCGGCACGCAGGTCGCGCTGTTCGCGGTGATCGGGGTGTTCTCCACCGTCGCGTACGCCGTGCTCTACCTGGCGTTCCGCGCGCTGTTCGCGCCGTTCTGGGCGAACGCCGTGGCCCTCGTCGTGACCGCGGTCGCCAACACCGCGGCGAACCGGCGGTTCACCTTCGGCGTGCGCGGCCGGGCGGGCGCCGTACGCCACCAGCTGCAGGGCCTGGCGATCTTCGCCGTCGGCCTCGCGGTGACCACCGGCTCGCTGTGGCTGCTGCACGCGACCACGCCGACGCCGGGCCGGTTCACCGAGATGGCCGTGCTGACGCTCGCCAACCTGTTCGTGACGGTGATGCGCTTCGTCGCCCTGCGCCTGTGGGTCTTCGTCCGCCCCACGGTCGCGTAG
- a CDS encoding response regulator transcription factor, with protein MPLANSAPTLTRPDGSPLRVLVVDDEVNIAELISMAVRYEGWEPSVAHTGSKAVITAKDLRPDAVVLDVMLPDFDGMEVLRRMRSQHPDVPVLFLTARDSVEDRVSGLTAGGDDYVTKPFSLEEVIARLRALMRRSGATDRRESSLLTVGDLRLDEDSHEVFRGDDEIHLTATEFELLRFLMRNPRRVLSKPQILDRVWNYDFGGQANVVELYISYLRKKVDAGRPAMIHTMRGAGYVLKPVE; from the coding sequence ATGCCGCTCGCGAACTCCGCTCCCACCCTGACCCGTCCCGACGGTTCCCCGCTGCGCGTCCTGGTCGTCGACGACGAGGTGAACATCGCCGAGCTGATCAGCATGGCGGTCCGCTACGAGGGCTGGGAGCCCAGCGTGGCGCACACCGGCAGCAAGGCGGTCATCACCGCCAAGGACCTGCGCCCCGACGCCGTCGTCCTCGACGTGATGCTGCCGGACTTCGACGGCATGGAGGTGCTCCGGCGGATGCGCAGCCAGCACCCCGACGTACCCGTGCTGTTCCTGACCGCCCGCGACTCCGTCGAGGACCGGGTGTCGGGACTGACCGCCGGCGGCGACGACTACGTCACCAAGCCGTTCAGCCTCGAGGAGGTCATCGCCCGGCTGCGGGCGCTGATGCGCCGCTCCGGCGCCACCGACCGGCGCGAGTCCTCGCTGCTCACCGTCGGGGACCTGCGCCTCGACGAGGACAGCCACGAGGTGTTCCGCGGGGACGACGAGATCCACCTGACCGCCACCGAGTTCGAGCTGCTCCGGTTCCTGATGCGCAACCCCCGCCGGGTGCTCTCCAAGCCGCAGATCCTCGACCGCGTGTGGAACTACGACTTCGGCGGCCAGGCCAACGTCGTCGAGCTCTACATCTCCTACCTCCGCAAGAAGGTCGACGCCGGCCGGCCCGCGATGATCCACACCATGCGCGGCGCCGGCTACGTCCTCAAGCCCGTCGAGTGA
- the hrpA gene encoding ATP-dependent RNA helicase HrpA, whose translation MSEAGPQERRTTRRRPSRRRSGARRTDRRPRTLSPAEVERRRALVPTVSYPEELPVSGRREDIAAAIRDHQVVIVAGETGSGKTTQIPKICLELGRGVHGLIGHTQPRRIAARSVAERIAEEIGTPLGETVGYQVRFTDHSSRDTLVKLMTDGILLAELQHDRMLSAYDTLIIDEAHERSLNIDFILGYLRQLLPQRPDLKIVITSATIDPERFAEHFAEPDGTPAPIVEVSGRTYPVEVRYRPLVEEAYDDEEGEPLVRDQTEAIVDAVQELVREGPGDILVFLPGEREIRDTADVLTRLSTRPADSFDVVPLYARLSSAEQHKVFERHSRRRVVLSTNVAETSLTVPGIRYVVDAGLARISRYSVRTKVQRLPIEPISQASANQRSGRCGRVEAGIAVRLYSEEDFESRPEFTEPEILRTNLASVILQMTALGLGDVGRFPFVDPPDSRNVKAGVQLLEELGALAGSAEGHRLTPLGRQLVALPVDPRLARMVVEADRRGCVREVLVITAALSLQDPRERPAEQQAQADQKHARFKDETSDFLTWLNLWRYVRTQQRELSSSAFRRMCRAEYLNYLRIREWQSLESQLRDTAKQLGLSLGTAADPSAGSEQREIDGDGIHQAMLSGLLSHIGLRDPEKRDYLGARNARFSIFPGSGLFRKQPQFVMSAELVETSKLWGRVNAAIKPEWAEEIGAHLVKRTYSEPHWSKKRASVMAYERVTLYGVPLVVERPVSYGKVDVAVSRELFIRHALVYGEWSTHQKFMARNRELLDEVVELEHRARRRDILVDEHTLFDFYDARVGAEVVSGAHFDAWWKHARRADPELLTFDPAMLVNQTAEEVTEQDYPDLWREGDLALPLTYQFEPGSAADGVTVDVPVATLNQVEPSPFTWQVPGLRQDLVVALLRSLPKALRVNFVPAPNYARDFLAAASPGEEPLLDALERFLRGASGVVVPRDAWDWAKVPEHLRPTFRVVGEDGGVVAQGKDLEELKAPLRPKFAEAMAEAASASGLDVTGERTWAFGTIERTFTQTRAGHEVRGFPALVDEGSTVGLRVFGSEAEQDASHRRGLRRLLVLTLPSPAKAVADGLSNADKLGLAGSPYGSVTELLEDCVAAAVDVLVTRHGPAWDASAFAGLAAAVRAGLEETTRLVVHDVVRVLAAWRDVDKLLSGSADMTMLPALADMKAQVGRLVHRGFVSDVGAEQLRHLPRYLGAVRTRRERLGSALGKDRLLMDQVAHLQAAYLHRLDALPDGRPPSAGLVTVRWMLEEYRVSLWDQSRGTARPVSDTRIRKALDAL comes from the coding sequence ATGTCTGAAGCCGGCCCGCAGGAGCGTCGTACGACGAGACGCCGGCCCTCGCGCAGACGGTCCGGTGCCCGTCGTACCGACCGGCGACCCCGCACCCTGAGCCCGGCCGAGGTCGAGCGCCGCCGCGCCCTGGTGCCAACGGTCAGCTACCCCGAGGAGCTGCCGGTCAGCGGCCGCCGCGAGGACATCGCCGCCGCCATCCGGGACCACCAGGTGGTGATCGTGGCCGGCGAGACCGGCTCCGGCAAGACCACCCAGATCCCGAAGATCTGCCTGGAGCTCGGCCGCGGGGTGCACGGCCTGATCGGGCACACCCAGCCCCGCCGGATCGCGGCGCGCAGCGTCGCCGAGCGGATCGCGGAGGAGATCGGCACGCCGCTCGGGGAGACCGTGGGTTACCAGGTGCGGTTCACCGACCACTCCTCGCGCGACACGCTGGTCAAGCTGATGACCGACGGCATCCTGCTCGCCGAGCTGCAGCACGACCGGATGCTGTCGGCCTACGACACCCTGATCATCGACGAGGCCCACGAGCGCAGCCTGAACATCGACTTCATCCTGGGGTACCTGCGCCAGCTGCTGCCCCAGCGGCCGGACCTCAAGATCGTGATCACCTCCGCGACCATCGACCCCGAGCGGTTCGCCGAGCACTTCGCGGAGCCCGACGGGACGCCCGCCCCGATCGTCGAGGTCTCCGGACGGACCTACCCGGTCGAGGTCCGCTACCGCCCGCTCGTCGAGGAGGCCTACGACGACGAGGAGGGCGAGCCCCTGGTCCGGGACCAGACCGAGGCGATCGTCGACGCGGTCCAGGAGCTGGTCCGCGAGGGGCCCGGCGACATCTTGGTGTTCCTCCCCGGCGAGCGGGAGATCCGGGACACCGCCGACGTGCTGACCCGGCTCTCGACCCGGCCGGCCGACTCCTTCGACGTGGTGCCGCTCTACGCCCGGCTGTCCTCCGCCGAGCAGCACAAGGTCTTCGAGCGGCACTCCCGGCGCCGGGTGGTGCTCTCCACGAACGTCGCCGAGACGTCGCTGACCGTGCCCGGCATCCGGTACGTCGTCGACGCCGGCCTGGCCCGCATCTCGCGGTACTCCGTGCGCACCAAGGTCCAGCGCCTCCCGATCGAGCCGATCAGCCAGGCGTCGGCCAACCAGCGCTCGGGCCGCTGCGGCCGGGTGGAGGCGGGCATCGCGGTCCGGCTCTACAGCGAGGAGGACTTCGAGTCCCGCCCGGAGTTCACCGAGCCGGAGATCCTGCGCACCAACCTCGCCTCGGTGATCCTGCAGATGACCGCGCTCGGGCTCGGCGACGTCGGCCGCTTCCCGTTCGTGGACCCGCCGGACTCCCGCAACGTCAAGGCCGGCGTCCAGCTGCTCGAGGAGCTCGGCGCGCTCGCCGGCTCCGCCGAGGGCCACCGGCTGACGCCGCTCGGGCGGCAGCTCGTCGCGCTGCCGGTGGACCCGCGGCTGGCCCGCATGGTCGTCGAGGCCGATCGGCGGGGCTGCGTGCGCGAGGTGCTGGTGATCACCGCGGCGCTGTCCCTGCAGGACCCGCGCGAGCGGCCCGCCGAGCAGCAGGCCCAGGCCGACCAGAAGCACGCCCGCTTCAAGGACGAGACCTCGGACTTCCTGACCTGGCTGAACCTGTGGCGCTACGTCCGCACCCAGCAGCGCGAGCTGTCCTCCAGCGCGTTCCGCCGGATGTGCCGCGCGGAGTACCTCAACTACCTGCGGATCCGCGAGTGGCAGTCCCTGGAGAGCCAGCTGCGCGACACCGCCAAGCAGCTCGGGCTCAGCCTCGGCACGGCCGCGGACCCGTCGGCCGGCTCCGAGCAGCGCGAGATCGACGGGGACGGCATCCACCAGGCGATGCTCTCCGGGCTGCTGTCCCACATCGGGCTGCGTGACCCCGAGAAGCGCGACTACCTCGGCGCCCGCAACGCGCGGTTCTCGATCTTCCCGGGCTCCGGCCTGTTCCGGAAGCAGCCGCAGTTCGTGATGTCCGCCGAGCTCGTCGAGACCTCGAAGCTGTGGGGCAGGGTGAACGCCGCCATCAAGCCGGAGTGGGCCGAGGAGATCGGCGCGCACCTGGTCAAGCGCACGTACTCCGAGCCGCACTGGTCCAAGAAGCGCGCCTCGGTGATGGCCTACGAGCGGGTCACCCTGTACGGCGTCCCGCTGGTCGTCGAGCGGCCGGTGTCCTACGGCAAGGTCGACGTCGCGGTCAGCCGGGAGCTGTTCATCCGGCACGCCCTCGTCTACGGCGAGTGGTCGACGCACCAGAAGTTCATGGCCAGGAACCGCGAGCTGCTCGACGAGGTCGTCGAGCTCGAGCACCGTGCCCGCCGCCGCGACATCCTGGTCGACGAGCACACCCTGTTCGACTTCTACGACGCCCGGGTCGGCGCCGAGGTGGTCTCCGGCGCGCACTTCGACGCCTGGTGGAAGCACGCCCGCCGTGCGGACCCCGAGCTGCTCACCTTCGACCCCGCGATGCTGGTCAACCAGACGGCGGAGGAGGTCACCGAGCAGGACTACCCGGACCTGTGGCGCGAGGGCGACCTGGCGCTGCCGCTGACCTACCAGTTCGAGCCGGGCTCGGCCGCGGACGGGGTGACGGTCGACGTACCGGTGGCGACGCTGAACCAGGTCGAGCCCTCGCCGTTCACCTGGCAGGTGCCCGGGCTGCGGCAGGACCTGGTGGTCGCGCTGCTGCGGTCGCTGCCCAAGGCGCTGCGGGTGAACTTCGTGCCGGCGCCTAACTACGCCCGTGACTTCCTGGCTGCCGCCTCGCCGGGCGAGGAGCCGCTGCTGGACGCCCTGGAGCGGTTCCTGCGCGGCGCGAGCGGTGTGGTCGTGCCGCGGGACGCCTGGGACTGGGCCAAGGTGCCCGAGCACCTGCGCCCGACGTTCCGGGTGGTCGGCGAGGACGGCGGCGTGGTCGCGCAGGGCAAGGACCTCGAGGAGCTCAAGGCGCCGCTGCGCCCGAAGTTCGCCGAGGCGATGGCCGAGGCGGCCTCCGCGTCCGGCCTCGACGTGACCGGCGAGCGGACGTGGGCGTTCGGCACGATCGAGCGGACCTTCACCCAGACCCGGGCCGGGCACGAGGTCCGCGGCTTCCCCGCGCTGGTCGACGAGGGCTCCACGGTCGGGCTGCGGGTCTTCGGCTCCGAGGCCGAGCAGGACGCCTCGCACCGCCGCGGGCTGCGCCGGCTGCTCGTGCTGACGCTGCCCTCGCCCGCCAAGGCCGTCGCCGACGGGCTGTCCAACGCCGACAAGCTCGGGCTGGCCGGGTCGCCCTACGGCTCGGTGACCGAGCTGCTCGAGGACTGCGTGGCCGCCGCCGTGGACGTGCTCGTCACCCGGCACGGTCCCGCCTGGGACGCGTCGGCGTTCGCCGGGCTCGCGGCCGCCGTACGAGCGGGGCTGGAGGAGACCACCCGGCTCGTGGTGCACGACGTGGTGCGGGTGCTGGCCGCGTGGCGCGACGTCGACAAGCTGCTGAGCGGGTCCGCGGACATGACGATGCTGCCCGCCCTGGCGGACATGAAGGCCCAGGTCGGCCGGCTGGTGCACCGCGGGTTCGTCTCCGACGTCGGCGCCGAGCAGTTGCGGCACCTGCCCCGGTACCTCGGCGCGGTCCGCACCCGCCGCGAGCGGCTGGGCTCCGCCCTCGGCAAGGACCGGCTGCTGATGGACCAGGTGGCGCACCTGCAGGCGGCGTACCTGCACCGTCT